The genomic segment CTTCtcgaataaaaaatggtcTAAGCTGCATAAGCATATAGAATTGTACAATCAGTGTATAGGTAGAGCAGAAGCAGTCCAAGATTCGAGCTAATAATACTCATATAATATCCATCGCGATGGGTATTATATGAAACATAACAATCGTACATGGtgattgaaaataatagaTGATAAgaatcattttcaaataatagTGTAGATCTTAAAAACTCTTGGCCTGTTTAGACGAGCGGCAGAACGACAGGCAGCCATACTATCAAATGGACCCTCACCAATCACCAGCTGATAATGCCGCATCGCCTACGAAGAGCGTGAAGGCAACCACTAAAAATTCGTCCACGAATAATAATGTCAatagcaacaacagcaataaTAACAGTAACCATGATATACTGAATTTTAATGATAACTATACTACCATTCTGCAACATTTGGCAAACGACCATCCTAATATACTGAGGGAGAAAGGAGGAtcacaacaacaacagcatcagcagcagcaacaacagcaacaacagcagcaacaacagcagcaacaacagaGCCTGGATACCCTTTTGCACCATTATCAAAGTTTACTCTCCAAGAGTGATAATGCAATAGCCTTTGATGACAATGTTAGTAACAGCGCAGATCATAATGGCAGTAATagcaacaataataacaacaataatgacATATCTAGTCCCGGTAATCTGATGGGATCTTGCAATCAATGTAgattaaagaaaacaaagtGCAACTATTTTCCCGACCTAGGCAACTGTCTCGAATGTGAAACGTCAAGAACTAAATGCACCTTCAGTATTGCTCcaaattatttgaaaagaacgTCCTCTGGGGCAAACAATAACATGCCAACCTCTTCAAACTCCAAacgaatgaaaaattttgaagactATTCGAATCGCTTACCCAGTAGCATGCTCTATAGACatcaacagcagcagcaacagcaacagcagcaacagcgTATACAATACCCCAGATCCTCTTTTTTCGTCGGTCCGGCCTCAGTTTTCGATTTGAACTTGACCAAGCATGTAAGACTAGATAATGTTGACCAAATACAGCTATCAAAAACTTTATCATTAAGAAAGGTGTCTCCTACCGCACAGTTTATTCTTCAGGACGATTTTGACACGACCCTTCATAGTAAGCAAGAATACGAAGTTGATTTGGTCGAAAATCTGGTACATCCGCACGGTCACCTTTTAGTAGagattttcttcaaattgattcatccttttcttccaattttaCACGAACGTgtatttttggaaaagtaTTCTAGATCTTATAGAGAACTCACTGCGCCTTTACTGGCATCCATTTACTCACTGGCATTACAATATTGGGATTTTCATCCTGCACTTTTGGGGTTCCCTAAACCCGATGTAACTGCTCAACTAAACAATATCGCATTGGAAACATTTTATGCTCGAGTTGGAAGGCCAAAATTGAGCATTATACAAACAGGCCTTTTGATTTTGCAATGCCGTAGTGAATGTCATAACAACTGGGTCCTCTGCTCCAGCGTAGTGGCCCTTGCAGAGGAATTGGGGCTCGGGGTTGAATGTAATGATTGGAAACTTCCCAAATGGGAAAAAGATTTGAGAAAGAGATTAGCGTGGGCAGTTTGGTTGATGGATAAATGGTGTGCATTAAACGAAGGTAGACAATCCCATTTAATTTTAGGTAGGAACTGGATGATCAAGCTATTAAACTTTGATGATTTTCCTCTGAATTCGCCCACTATTTTAAATTCCTTGCAAAATGACCAGTCGGGGTCTTCACCCTCGTCATCAAATGATGTGAAAAACCATCAGATAGCATTTGGTAACTTGCCCATATTTAACATAAACCCCACTTTAGAAGATTTCAAGAATGGAACGCTTATGTTTCAACAAATGGTTTCCTTGAGTATAATTCTTGGGGAAATCATGGACACATTTTACACTCAGGGATCCATgacaataaacaaaagcATTGAACAGGTATTGAAACTGGCAAAGCCGTTGCAACTGAAATTAAGAGAATGGTACCATTCCCTACCCAAGAATTTGTCAATGAGTTATGCCACGCCACAAAAATTGAACTCAAATTCAACTTTAACTCTAGCTTATTTTGCCACGGAAATTACGTTACATAGGAAAATTATCTGTGCCTTGAATCCTCAAACTCCAAAGGAACTGGTTCAAGTATGCAGGACTGCTGCAAGAACCAGGCTTGTAGCAGCAATTGAATTTATAAGAGATCTAAAAAACGAACATATTAATGCTTTTTGGTATAACTGCTCAACTGGAAATCTGATGCTAATTGGAACATTTGCTGCCCTGCTGTATGTGACTTCAGCTACGAAGGAAGAGGCTATGATTTTCAGAGATTATGTTAGAAATTATACCTGGGTATTGAAGATAGGTTCCAAATACTTTGATAAACTATCGAATGCTTTGAATAATATGCATTTACTATTTGCACAAATTCCTGGTCTTCTGACCGATGAACCGGTGGTCGTGAGCCCTAACTCTAACATCAATTCCGTTAACCCACAAAGGTCAGGTGTACAATCGCAAATCCCAATACAATTTAACGTGGGATCACCTGCCATGACCGAGCAAGGATCTCCTTTAAACCAGTGGAAGAATTTGCCCCAGGAAATCTTGCAACAACTAAACTCCTTTCCCAACGGTACGACCAGTACAACAACGCCAGTAAACCCCACTTCCAGACAAACACAACTAGAATCGCAGGGAAGTCCAGCCATAAATAGTGctaataataatagcaacAACACGCCTTTACCATTTGCGCCAAATAAGTCTTCTAAAAAAACTTCACAATCTTCACCAAATGTTACGCCCTCTCATATGAGCAGACACCCCCCCTCTAATACATCTTCACCAAGAGTCAATTCCAGCACAAATGTCAACTCTAATACACAAAT from the Saccharomyces cerevisiae S288C chromosome IX, complete sequence genome contains:
- the DAL81 gene encoding Dal81p (Positive regulator of genes in multiple nitrogen degradation pathways; contains DNA binding domain but does not appear to bind the dodecanucleotide sequence present in the promoter region of many genes involved in allantoin catabolism), coding for MDPHQSPADNAASPTKSVKATTKNSSTNNNVNSNNSNNNSNHDILNFNDNYTTILQHLANDHPNILREKGGSQQQQHQQQQQQQQQQQQQQQQQSLDTLLHHYQSLLSKSDNAIAFDDNVSNSADHNGSNSNNNNNNNDISSPGNLMGSCNQCRLKKTKCNYFPDLGNCLECETSRTKCTFSIAPNYLKRTSSGANNNMPTSSNSKRMKNFEDYSNRLPSSMLYRHQQQQQQQQQQQRIQYPRSSFFVGPASVFDLNLTKHVRLDNVDQIQLSKTLSLRKVSPTAQFILQDDFDTTLHSKQEYEVDLVENLVHPHGHLLVEIFFKLIHPFLPILHERVFLEKYSRSYRELTAPLLASIYSLALQYWDFHPALLGFPKPDVTAQLNNIALETFYARVGRPKLSIIQTGLLILQCRSECHNNWVLCSSVVALAEELGLGVECNDWKLPKWEKDLRKRLAWAVWLMDKWCALNEGRQSHLILGRNWMIKLLNFDDFPLNSPTILNSLQNDQSGSSPSSSNDVKNHQIAFGNLPIFNINPTLEDFKNGTLMFQQMVSLSIILGEIMDTFYTQGSMTINKSIEQVLKLAKPLQLKLREWYHSLPKNLSMSYATPQKLNSNSTLTLAYFATEITLHRKIICALNPQTPKELVQVCRTAARTRLVAAIEFIRDLKNEHINAFWYNCSTGNLMLIGTFAALLYVTSATKEEAMIFRDYVRNYTWVLKIGSKYFDKLSNALNNMHLLFAQIPGLLTDEPVVVSPNSNINSVNPQRSGVQSQIPIQFNVGSPAMTEQGSPLNQWKNLPQEILQQLNSFPNGTTSTTTPVNPTSRQTQLESQGSPAINSANNNSNNTPLPFAPNKSSKKTSQSSPNVTPSHMSRHPPSNTSSPRVNSSTNVNSNTQMNASPLTSINETRQESGDAADEKTAGRERTANEESSTELKDDNPNSNQETSATGNQTIKMNDDKNVTINTRETPL